From Sceloporus undulatus isolate JIND9_A2432 ecotype Alabama chromosome 6, SceUnd_v1.1, whole genome shotgun sequence, one genomic window encodes:
- the SOX15 gene encoding protein SOX-15, producing the protein MMSEGEKVKRPMNAFMVWSSGERRRMAQAFPQMHNSEISKRLGAAWKELPEAQKRPFLDEAKRLRARHLREHPDYKYRPRRKGKGKARRAQDPWTPTLPESPGGNGTPGATHSSLAYSMQSTLAFAPMGKETGTQLEPHSYPLSDFHDMMVAYGLQGCDFAEGVAHYSGLPQPPYQTLGFNSTVPLTHL; encoded by the exons ATGATGTCCGAAGGGGAGAAGGTCAAGCGGCCCATGAACGCCTTCATGGTCTGGTCGAGTGGGGAGCGCCGCCGCATGGCGCAGGCTTTCCCGCAGATGCACAACTCAGAGATCTCCAAGCGTTTGGGGGCGGCCTGGAAGGAGCTCCCGGAGGCCCAGAAACGGCCCTTCCTAGACGAGGCCAAGCGCCTCCGCGCCCGGCACCTGCGCGAACACCCCGACTACAAGTACCGGCCCCGACGGAAGGGCAAGGGCAAGGCGCGGAGAGCACAGGACCCATGGACACCgacactcccagaatcccctggcggGAATGGGACCCCCGGTGCCACACATag CAGCCTAGCCTACAGCATGCAGTCCACTCTGGCATTTGCTCCGATGGGAAAGGAAACTGGCACGCAGCTTGAACCGCACTCTTACCCACTCAGCGACTTCCACGACATGATGGTGGCCTATGGGCTGCAGGGCTGTGACTTTGCGGAAGGGGTGGCTCACTACAGCGGACTCCCCCAGCCTCCCTACCAAACCCTGGGCTTCAACAGCACGGTCCCTCTGACCCACCTGTAA